A single genomic interval of Roseofilum casamattae BLCC-M143 harbors:
- the rph gene encoding ribonuclease PH: MPLPRPDGREPNQLRPIHFQRGYTKYGAASVLTSFGDTRVLCTVSIQEGVPRFLEGTGKGWLTAEYRMLPNATDRRHSRELLKLSGRTQEIQRLIGRSLRASLDLQKLGELTITVDADVLQADAGTRTASITGGYVALVDAVEWAIAKGLLAESPLRDRIAAVSVGLLQGEVYLDLCYEEDSQADVDLNVVMNQRLEAIEIQGTAEHQSFSRAQLNQMLEVAETAIEQLLSAQEEALHGSSS, translated from the coding sequence ATGCCTTTACCTCGTCCCGACGGCCGCGAACCAAACCAACTGCGCCCCATTCACTTCCAGCGGGGATATACTAAATATGGAGCAGCCTCCGTCCTTACCAGCTTTGGCGATACCCGAGTTTTATGTACCGTTTCGATACAAGAAGGAGTTCCCAGATTTTTGGAAGGAACCGGAAAAGGATGGCTCACTGCCGAGTATCGCATGTTGCCCAACGCTACCGATCGCCGCCACTCGAGAGAACTTCTGAAATTATCGGGGCGCACCCAAGAAATTCAACGATTGATCGGACGGAGTTTGCGCGCCTCCCTAGACTTACAGAAGTTAGGAGAATTAACGATTACTGTAGATGCCGATGTCTTGCAAGCCGATGCCGGAACCCGCACTGCTTCGATTACTGGAGGCTATGTTGCCTTAGTCGATGCCGTCGAATGGGCGATCGCCAAAGGACTGCTAGCGGAATCTCCCTTGCGCGATCGCATTGCCGCCGTTTCCGTCGGACTCTTGCAAGGAGAAGTTTATCTCGATCTGTGCTACGAAGAAGACTCGCAAGCGGATGTGGATCTCAATGTGGTCATGAATCAGCGCTTAGAGGCGATCGAAATCCAAGGAACCGCAGAACACCAAAGCTTTAGCCGCGCCCAACTGAATCAAATGCTCGAAGTTGCCGAAACCGCGATCGAGCAGTTATTAAGCGCTCAAGAAGAAGCCCTCCATGGCTCCTCCTCATAA
- a CDS encoding adenylate kinase family protein, which translates to MRLVILGGPGAGKSTQAQRLCDRLQIPLISMGATLREAIATQTPLGQECQSYVEKGELVPDRILIAFIRDRLLQPDISSGWLLEGYPRTAFQAEELDFLLDELNQRLTQAIFLKVSPSIMMERRLQMSEIDDRPELIQRRIDLFQSRTLPILDYYGRRQRLLTVDGDRDPEQVFADLNSQLQPRY; encoded by the coding sequence TTGAGATTGGTAATATTGGGCGGCCCTGGTGCGGGAAAAAGCACCCAAGCGCAACGGTTATGCGATCGCCTGCAAATTCCGTTAATTTCTATGGGAGCAACTCTGCGAGAAGCGATCGCAACCCAAACCCCATTAGGACAAGAATGCCAATCTTATGTGGAAAAAGGAGAACTGGTTCCCGATCGCATTTTAATTGCCTTCATTCGCGATCGGCTCTTGCAACCGGATATCTCCTCGGGATGGTTGCTCGAAGGCTATCCGCGCACTGCCTTCCAAGCAGAAGAACTAGATTTTCTCCTGGACGAACTGAACCAGCGCCTCACCCAAGCCATTTTCCTGAAAGTCTCCCCCTCCATCATGATGGAACGTCGGTTGCAGATGTCTGAAATCGACGATCGCCCCGAACTCATTCAGCGGCGCATCGACCTCTTCCAAAGCCGCACTCTACCCATTCTCGATTATTATGGCCGGCGACAGCGATTATTAACCGTCGATGGCGATCGCGATCCAGAACAAGTCTTCGCCGACTTGAATAGCCAACTCCAACCCCGTTATTAA
- a CDS encoding HEAT repeat domain-containing protein has product MSDTTLDSEESPNSPFNLSEVEAYIHGWFRDANAPEVGAELWETVQSGKYSYLQNAIAHPAELLLLCLLWNKEQSLPEMRSQLYAKLADALYEWKLETLPAESQKQELHQKLGRLALRAMNVKDEEGDFSQFELPEHWLPEEFGSLENNSCQLALQVGWLQEGETNEKTYQFYSSTFAEYFAAFAIASRDYFLPQDHKDYPIPGKEYRIFEDRWKPVILFWLGREDVESEQKEAFVWTLVQFEDGCCCYGYRAFWLAATGINEFKSCSLADAIAQQIVQWSFGHFDTNKQKWSTVLHFIRKGATEVLLETNSNAAIKPLCNLLTNSQSPEYTRQGAARTLWDIAEGNPEAIATLLEILGSNLDGNTRLRRLVLKTLGQIAVGNSEAIATLVEIICSSSDADLRRRVVTTLENIDSGNLHAIAALEKMLDSDSNVEIRRLAARSLEGVTVGSPQTIGILLETVRYDSDAETRRHAICSLGFIAVGNSEAIATLIEIACFSPEEQIYKLAGRSLEQIAAGNPDAIAVLAKIASSNSDRKTRYRAAWCLGRIDPGNPEAIAALVEILRCESNVETRREAAHSLGKIAVDNPEAIAALVKILHCESNVKTRQEAAHSLGKIAVDNPEAIVALVEILRCESNVKTRQAAAHSLGKIAVGNSNAIAALADIVRSNSNPVTRKKAVNALLQITTTLEHRKYISWKPPKPITVEQQKHIVSVLQPFLDSETHETDIYLFTNCYQRLWDIARNLSYPDFYEAWQGSRPG; this is encoded by the coding sequence ATGAGCGATACAACATTAGATTCTGAAGAGAGTCCCAACTCTCCATTCAACCTCTCTGAGGTAGAAGCGTATATCCATGGTTGGTTTCGCGATGCCAATGCTCCAGAGGTGGGAGCAGAATTATGGGAAACGGTGCAGAGTGGCAAGTATTCTTATCTGCAGAATGCGATCGCCCATCCGGCTGAGTTATTGTTGTTATGCTTACTCTGGAACAAGGAGCAGTCATTACCAGAGATGCGATCGCAGTTATACGCGAAATTGGCTGATGCTCTGTATGAATGGAAATTAGAAACACTGCCTGCCGAGTCCCAGAAACAGGAGCTGCATCAGAAGCTGGGAAGGCTGGCACTGCGAGCGATGAATGTGAAAGACGAGGAAGGGGATTTTTCTCAGTTCGAGTTGCCAGAGCATTGGCTGCCAGAAGAGTTCGGTAGTTTAGAAAATAACTCGTGTCAGCTCGCCTTGCAAGTCGGTTGGCTGCAAGAGGGAGAAACTAATGAGAAAACCTACCAATTTTATTCTTCTACATTTGCCGAGTATTTTGCGGCTTTCGCGATCGCCAGCCGAGATTATTTCCTGCCGCAAGACCATAAAGATTATCCCATTCCCGGAAAGGAATACCGGATTTTTGAGGATCGGTGGAAGCCGGTAATTTTGTTTTGGTTGGGACGCGAGGATGTAGAGTCAGAACAGAAAGAAGCTTTCGTTTGGACATTGGTGCAATTTGAGGATGGATGTTGTTGTTACGGCTATCGTGCTTTCTGGCTGGCTGCTACCGGTATTAACGAATTTAAATCTTGTTCTCTTGCTGATGCGATCGCGCAGCAAATCGTCCAGTGGAGTTTTGGGCATTTTGATACCAACAAACAAAAGTGGTCTACCGTTCTCCATTTTATTAGAAAAGGAGCTACAGAAGTTCTCCTCGAGACAAATAGCAACGCAGCCATCAAGCCGCTCTGCAATCTCCTCACAAACTCACAATCTCCGGAGTACACCCGCCAGGGAGCAGCCAGGACTTTGTGGGATATTGCTGAAGGAAACCCAGAGGCGATCGCAACTCTATTAGAAATCCTAGGCTCTAACTTGGATGGCAATACTCGTCTCCGTAGATTGGTGTTGAAGACTTTAGGACAGATTGCTGTTGGAAACTCAGAAGCGATCGCAACTCTAGTAGAAATAATATGCTCTAGCTCTGATGCAGATCTCCGTAGAAGGGTCGTTACTACCTTAGAGAACATTGACTCAGGAAATCTTCACGCGATCGCTGCTTTAGAAAAAATGCTAGACTCTGATTCCAATGTAGAGATCCGCAGACTCGCAGCTCGGAGTTTAGAGGGAGTTACTGTCGGAAGTCCACAGACTATTGGAATTCTGCTCGAGACAGTCCGATATGACTCAGATGCAGAAACCCGCAGGCACGCAATTTGTAGTTTAGGATTTATTGCAGTTGGAAATTCTGAGGCGATCGCCACCCTCATAGAAATAGCCTGTTTCAGCCCGGAGGAACAGATCTATAAGCTGGCGGGTAGGAGTCTCGAGCAGATTGCCGCCGGAAACCCAGATGCGATCGCAGTTTTAGCCAAAATAGCCTCTTCCAACTCCGATCGAAAAACTCGTTATCGAGCGGCTTGGTGTCTGGGCAGAATTGACCCCGGTAATCCTGAGGCAATTGCAGCTTTAGTCGAAATCTTGCGCTGTGAGTCTAATGTAGAGACTCGTCGGGAAGCAGCTCATAGTTTAGGAAAAATTGCTGTAGATAATCCTGAGGCAATTGCAGCTTTAGTCAAAATCTTGCACTGTGAGTCTAATGTCAAGACTCGTCAGGAAGCAGCTCATAGTTTAGGAAAAATTGCTGTAGATAATCCCGAGGCAATTGTAGCTTTAGTCGAAATCTTGCGCTGTGAGTCTAATGTCAAGACTCGTCAGGCAGCAGCTCATAGTTTAGGAAAAATTGCTGTCGGCAATTCTAATGCGATCGCAGCATTAGCAGACATAGTGCGCTCCAATTCCAATCCAGTGACTCGGAAAAAGGCAGTCAATGCCTTATTACAAATTACAACGACTTTAGAGCATCGGAAATACATTAGTTGGAAACCACCGAAACCTATTACTGTCGAACAACAGAAACATATAGTATCCGTCCTCCAGCCTTTTCTAGATAGTGAAACTCATGAAACAGATATTTACCTCTTCACAAATTGCTACCAGCGCTTGTGGGATATTGCTCGAAATCTCTCCTATCCTGATTTCTACGAAGCATGGCAGGGTTCGCGTCCGGGTTGA
- a CDS encoding DNA cytosine methyltransferase: MIDSPHNPSKEVWIQQTNESLRIPQKKRNERVIDLFAGCGGLALGFEAVGLQTCGFESNTECVETYQFNLAGQCIGEHLTPDTRYPDAEIIIGGPPCQPFSVGGKQKGLADSRDGFPVFIAAVEQLNPDIFLLENVRGLLYRNKWYFEQIQNRLEKLGYIVEAKLLNAKYYGVPQNRERVIVVGHRGGFQFPTPQTQIISAGTALGSMFEEIPDNVKWLTPSMDAYIAKYEKASCCRNPRDLHYDKPARTLTCRNLAGATGDMHRIRLPDGGRRRITLREAARLQSFPDWFQFAGRETSQYYQVGNAVSPLFAKALAQSVIDYLDRGTEYTSEAVIQGNKTKEQKRKILEAV; this comes from the coding sequence ATGATTGACTCCCCACATAACCCGTCCAAAGAGGTTTGGATTCAGCAAACGAACGAATCTCTGCGCATACCACAGAAAAAACGGAATGAGAGAGTAATAGACCTTTTTGCTGGCTGTGGCGGTTTAGCCCTTGGTTTTGAAGCCGTTGGACTCCAAACTTGTGGCTTTGAATCCAATACAGAATGCGTAGAGACATACCAGTTTAACTTAGCCGGTCAGTGCATAGGCGAGCATCTGACTCCCGATACTCGATATCCTGATGCCGAAATTATCATCGGAGGTCCTCCATGTCAGCCATTTAGTGTTGGAGGAAAGCAAAAAGGACTGGCAGATTCTCGAGACGGATTTCCCGTTTTTATTGCTGCTGTAGAGCAACTCAATCCAGATATATTTTTATTGGAAAATGTGCGCGGTCTGCTTTATCGCAACAAATGGTATTTCGAGCAGATCCAAAACAGATTAGAGAAACTTGGATATATCGTGGAAGCCAAATTACTCAATGCGAAATATTATGGCGTTCCGCAAAACAGAGAAAGAGTTATTGTTGTCGGCCATCGCGGAGGCTTTCAGTTCCCAACTCCCCAAACCCAGATTATCTCGGCTGGCACTGCTCTCGGCTCTATGTTTGAGGAAATACCGGATAATGTTAAGTGGCTGACTCCAAGTATGGATGCCTATATTGCTAAATATGAGAAAGCCAGTTGTTGTCGCAACCCGCGCGATCTCCATTATGACAAACCCGCTAGAACACTCACTTGTCGTAACTTAGCGGGTGCCACGGGAGACATGCATCGCATACGCTTACCCGATGGTGGTCGCAGACGTATTACCCTGAGAGAAGCTGCTCGGCTTCAGTCTTTCCCCGACTGGTTTCAGTTTGCTGGTCGTGAAACTAGCCAGTATTATCAAGTGGGAAATGCTGTTTCGCCTTTGTTTGCTAAAGCTCTGGCTCAGTCTGTTATCGATTACCTGGATAGGGGGACCGAGTATACTTCTGAAGCAGTTATCCAAGGTAACAAAACTAAAGAGCAGAAACGAAAAATATTAGAAGCTGTATGA
- the nth gene encoding endonuclease III, giving the protein MSITRKWSSQQQKAREILIRLKRLYPDATCSLTYDSPVQLLAATILSAQCTDERVNKVTPELFSRYPDAPAMAAAPLEELETLVRSTGFYRNKAKNIKGSCQKIVQDFDGKVPKTMEQLLTLPGVARKTANVVLAHGFGINMGVTVDTHVKRLSKRLGLTKSDNPIQVERDLMRLLPQPDWENWSIRLIYHGRAVCRARKPDCDRCSLVDLCDFVNS; this is encoded by the coding sequence ATGAGTATAACTCGCAAATGGTCTAGCCAACAACAAAAAGCTCGGGAAATCCTGATTCGGCTGAAACGCTTGTATCCAGATGCCACATGTAGTTTAACCTACGACAGTCCGGTACAGTTGCTCGCGGCTACGATTCTTTCTGCTCAATGTACAGACGAACGAGTGAATAAAGTGACTCCAGAATTATTTAGTCGCTATCCGGATGCACCGGCAATGGCAGCAGCTCCTTTGGAAGAGCTAGAAACTTTAGTGCGATCGACTGGATTTTATCGGAATAAGGCGAAAAATATTAAAGGTTCTTGTCAGAAAATTGTACAAGATTTTGACGGTAAAGTTCCGAAAACTATGGAGCAGTTGCTGACTCTTCCTGGAGTGGCGCGGAAAACAGCTAATGTGGTTCTCGCTCATGGATTTGGCATTAATATGGGAGTAACGGTCGATACTCACGTAAAGCGCTTGAGCAAGCGTTTGGGATTGACCAAATCCGATAATCCGATTCAGGTGGAACGAGATTTAATGCGCTTGTTGCCGCAACCGGATTGGGAAAATTGGTCGATTCGCTTAATTTATCACGGTCGTGCGGTTTGTCGCGCTCGAAAACCGGATTGCGATCGTTGTTCTTTGGTCGATTTGTGCGACTTTGTCAATAGTTAA
- a CDS encoding SDR family NAD(P)-dependent oxidoreductase → MKPLQGKIALVTGASRGLGKGIAIGLAEAGATIYLTGRTLEAAGEEVSDEQRLGNLVATQKAVEDAGGVGIPVRVDHGDDEQIRQLFDRIQDEQQGQLDILVNNAYSGVSSLRATYGKPFWESEPSLWDKVNHVGLRSHYITSVYAARMMVPRKQGAIFTLSSWGGLFPVFGAVYGVGKTGCDRLALELALELKSHNITSLSVWPGIVGTEQFIQFFQEQDSAPTPEPQGNPFGDGYNWETPLLAGRVIACLAADPGIIKRTGKVHIVAEEARRYGVVDKEGNQPASLRSLRFILPLLIPQLRSYSTWVPNLHIPWRALAAFVLQSPQV, encoded by the coding sequence GTGAAACCACTTCAGGGAAAAATTGCCTTAGTTACGGGAGCCTCGCGCGGGTTAGGGAAAGGAATTGCGATCGGATTAGCCGAAGCGGGTGCTACGATTTATTTGACCGGACGGACGTTGGAGGCCGCGGGAGAAGAGGTCTCGGACGAACAGCGTTTGGGGAACTTGGTGGCGACTCAGAAAGCGGTAGAGGACGCTGGAGGGGTGGGGATTCCGGTGCGAGTGGATCACGGCGATGACGAGCAAATTCGCCAGCTATTCGATCGCATTCAAGACGAGCAGCAGGGACAGTTAGATATTCTGGTGAATAATGCTTATTCTGGGGTTTCCAGCTTGCGCGCTACCTACGGCAAACCCTTTTGGGAGTCGGAACCGAGTTTGTGGGATAAAGTCAATCACGTGGGGTTGCGCAGCCATTATATTACTAGTGTTTATGCCGCGCGGATGATGGTTCCCCGCAAACAAGGAGCCATATTTACGCTTTCGTCTTGGGGAGGATTGTTTCCCGTGTTTGGTGCGGTTTATGGGGTAGGGAAAACGGGGTGCGATCGCCTGGCATTAGAATTAGCCTTAGAACTAAAATCCCATAATATTACTTCATTATCGGTCTGGCCGGGAATCGTCGGTACGGAACAGTTTATCCAGTTTTTCCAAGAACAAGACTCTGCTCCTACACCAGAACCGCAAGGCAACCCATTCGGTGATGGCTATAATTGGGAAACTCCCTTACTCGCAGGACGAGTAATTGCCTGTTTGGCCGCCGATCCTGGGATAATAAAACGTACGGGGAAAGTTCATATCGTGGCAGAGGAAGCGCGGCGATATGGCGTTGTCGATAAAGAGGGAAATCAGCCAGCTTCGTTGCGATCGCTCCGATTTATTTTACCGTTACTTATCCCACAATTGCGATCGTACTCGACATGGGTTCCCAATCTGCATATTCCTTGGCGCGCCTTAGCTGCTTTTGTCTTACAATCTCCGCAAGTTTAG